A genomic window from Carassius auratus strain Wakin chromosome 19, ASM336829v1, whole genome shotgun sequence includes:
- the scxa gene encoding basic helix-loop-helix transcription factor scleraxis has translation MSFAMVRPAPSRYLYSEISMMSEDDENGSESSGSDDRSFRLDTSGYDIKVGRKRKPGIGGGGRLIGSPSNCTGTMGPLPEGRQRNAANARERDRTNSVNTAFTALRTLIPTEPADRKLSKIETLRLASSYISHLGNVLLVGEACGDGQPCHSGGPSTSNFYHHHGSPNQDSENSQPKQICTFCLSNQRKMSKDRERKSALRS, from the exons ATGTCTTTCGCAATGGTACGACCGGCTCCCAGCCGATACCTGTATTCGGAGATCTCAATGATGTCAGAGGACGATGAAAATGGCAGCGAGAGCTCAGGCTCGGACGACCGCTCTTTTCGCTTGGACACCTCAGGGTACGACATTAAAGTTGGAAGAAAGCGGAAACCTGGCATAGGAGGTGGTGGACGGCTGATAGGGTCACCAAGCAACTGCACGGGCACAATGGGTCCATTGCCAGAGGGCCGTCAACGCAATGCAGCCAATGCACGGGAGCGGGATCGCACCAACAGTGTCAACACGGCCTTCACCGCGTTGAGAACTCTGATCCCCACAGAGCCTGCTGACCGGAAGCTGTCCAAGATCGAGACCTTGCGGTTGGCATCCAGTTACATATCCCACCTTGGAAATGTGCTCCTGGTGGGTGAAGCGTGCGGGGACGGACAGCCGTGCCACAGCGGAGGACCCTCGACTTCAAACTTCTACCACCACCATGGTTCGCCAAACCAGGACTCGGAGAACTCGCAGCCCAAACAGATCTGCACGTTTTGCCTCAGCAACCAGAGGAAAATG agcaaagacagagagaggaaatCAGCCCTGAGGAGTTAA